The proteins below are encoded in one region of Oncorhynchus kisutch isolate 150728-3 linkage group LG14, Okis_V2, whole genome shotgun sequence:
- the psmb13a gene encoding proteasome subunit beta type-7, translating into MALSNVVETPASGFNFENVSRNVALEGLLEGGHTKAPKPMKTGTTIAGVVCKDGVVLGADTRATSGEVVADKMCAKIHYISPNMYCCGAGTAADTEKTTDLLSSNLTIFSMNSGRNPRVVMAVNILQDMLFRYRGQIGASLILGGVDCTGNHLYTVGPYGSIDNVPYLAMGSGDLAALGILEDRFKPNMELEEAKELVRDAIHSGIMSDLGSGNNIDICVITKQGVDYIRPYQESEYKDKRQRRYKYRPGTTSILTEKIVPLELEVVQETVQRMDTA; encoded by the exons ATGGCGCTATCAAATGTTGTCGAAACACCTGCATCGGGATTTAATTTTGAGAACGTCTCCAG AAATGTTGCTCTGGAGGGTCTGCTTGAGGGAGGACATACCAAGGCACCTAAGCCTATGAAGACAGGGACCACCATAGCTGGAGTAGTGTGCAAG GATGGAGTGGTTCTGGGAGCAGACACGCGGGCCACCTCAGGTGAAGTGGTGGCTGATAAGATGTGTGCCAAGATCCACTACATCTCCCCCAATATGTA ctGCTGTGGTGCAGGAACTGCAGCGGATACAGAGAAGACCACCGACCTGCTCTCCTCCAACCTCACCATCTTTTCTATGAACAGTGGCAGGAACCCACGTGTCGTGATGGCAGTAAACATATTACAGGACATGctattcag GTACCGGGGCCAGATAGGGGCCAGTCTAATCCTTGGAGGGGTGGACTGCACCGGTAATCACCTCTACACAGTGGGGCCCTATGGGAGCATAGACAATGTGCCATACCTTGCAATGG GGTCTGGTGACTTGGCCGCTCTGGGGATTCTGGAGGATAGATTCAAACCTAATATGGAG TTAGAAGAGGCTAAGGAGTTGGTCCGGGATGCCATCCACTCTGGCATCATGAGTGACCTGGGCTCAGGCAACAACATAGATATCTGTGTCATCACTAAACAGGGGGTGGACTACATCAGGCCGTACCAGGAGTCAGAGTACAAAGACAAGAG GCAGAGAAGATACAAGTATCGCCCAGGTACAACGTCTATTTTGACAGAGAAAATAGTCCCTCTGGAGCTGGAGGTAGTGCAGGAGACAGTCCAGCGGATGGATACCGCCTGA
- the psmb8a gene encoding proteasome subunit beta type-8, whose amino-acid sequence MALFDVSGYKSHAGLRGQILGTGVGHLVDRPNQEFAVPVGVDPSGFLKSCSREGGVSIDLNHGTTTLAFKFRHGVIVAVDSRASAGSYIASKEANKVIEINPYLLGTMSGSAADCQYWERLLAKECRLYKLRNKQRISVSAASKLLCNMMLGYRGMGLSMGSMIVGWDNKGPGLYYVDDNATRLSGRMFSTGCGSSYAYGVMDSGYREDMTVEEAYELGRRGITHATHRDAYSGGVVNLYHMQEDGWIKVCKEDVSELIHRYRKGMF is encoded by the exons ATGGCACTTTTCGACGTAAGTGGTTATAAATCGCACGCGGGACTTCGTGGGCAGATTCTTGGAACAGGAGTAGGGCATCTTGTTGACCGACCGAATCAGGAATTTGCTGTCCCAGTTGGAGTGGAT CCTTCAGGGTTCCTGAAGTCATGCAGCCGTGAAGGTGGTGTGTCCATTGATCTGAATCACGGAACAACTACACTGGCTTTCAAATTTCGCCATGGCGTCATTGTGGCTGTGGACTCCAGGGCCTCAGCTGGCAGCTACATTG CGTCGAAGGAGGCTAACAAGGTGATAGAGATCAACCCTTACCTGCTGGGGACCATGTCTGGTAGTGCTGCTGACTGCCAGTACTGGGAGAGACTGCTGGCTAAGGAGTGCAG GCTGTACAAACTGAGGAACAAGCAGAGGATCTCAGTGTCTGCAGCCTCTAAGCTGCTGTGTAACATGATGCTGGGATACAGAGGCATGGGCCTCTCCATGGGCAGCATGATCGTTGGCTGGGACAACAAG GGCCCTGGTTTGTACTACGTGGATGATAACGCCACACGTCTCTCTGGTCGTATGTTCTCTACTGGTTGTGGTAGCAGCTATGCGTACGGAGTGATGGACAGCGGCTACCGCGAGGACATGACGGTAGAGGAGGCGTACGAGCTGGGCCGCCGTGGCATCACCCACGCCACGCACAGAGACGCCTACTCTGGAGGAGTGGTCAACC TGTACCACATGCAGGAGGACGGCTGGATAAAGGTGTGTAAGGAGGACGTATCAGAACTGATCCACCGCTATAGGAAGGGCATGTtctga
- the LOC109903604 gene encoding antigen peptide transporter 2-like yields MMLRTCVFAMAVGLCIDITTFCATGFGASISKTGPISFDLFGNLLRLWVVAGIRLVILFGVSLLTLGSIKPVLKRWLTVHCFLAPVYETGQLMLHGSSPESTHGSLGGPSLWLLCTAAAAAAALFWEKTFPDSNEESNGKEKTQKARVLFMRVLYFYRPDTLLLVGAFIFLSLAVLCEMFIPFYTGKVIDILASQYKWNDFLTAIILMGLYSLGSSFSAGCRGGLFMCAINSFTSRIKVELFGALVKQDISFFETIKTGDITSRLSTDTTKMARAVALNVNVLLRTLIKIVGMLSLMMSLSWKLTLLMLMETPITGLLQGVYDNYYLRLTKEVQDSMARANEAAGETVAGIRTVRSFNTERSEAGHYDHRLMDTHNLKTRRDTVRAVYVLLRRLTALVMQVAMLYYGRLFIQRGQMSTGNLVSFILYQSNLGTNIRTLIYIFGDMLNSVGAAGKVFEYLDREPQVSAKGTLQPETLTGHVHFHNLSFSYPTRQERKVLQGFSLELRPGQLTALVGPSGGGKSTCVSLLERFYQPQQGEILLDGQPLHSYQHHYLHRKVAMVGQEPVLFSGSIKDNIAYGLADCSLERVQEAARRANAHSFISQLEKGYDTDVGERGGQMSGGEKQRIAIARALIREPQVLILDEVTSALDTESEHMVQEALASCPSQTLLVIAHRLKTIERADQIILIDQGTVLEQGTHQELMDRKGGYYKLRERLFTEDDTSH; encoded by the exons ATGATGCTTAGAACGTGCGTGTTCGCTATGGCTGTAGGTCTATGCATTGACATAACCACATTTTGCGCCACGGGTTTTGGCGCATCTATTTCCAAAACTGGACCAATAAGTTTTGACCTTTTTGGAAATCTGTTGCGTCTATGGGTTGTAGCGGGGATTCGATTAGTTATACTATTTGGTGTATCGCTACTCACACTAGGATCGATTAAACCCGTATTGAAGCGCTGGTTAACAGTGCACTGTTTCCTTGCCCCGGTCTACGAGACCGGGCAACTGATGCTGCATGGCAGTTCACCGGAGAGCACGCATGGATCGTTGGGGGGTCCAAGTTTGTGGCTATTGTGTACCGCGGCAGCAGCTGCAGCAGCCCTGTTTTGGGAGAAAACCTTCCCTGACAGCAACGAAGAAAGTAACGGGAAAGAGAAGACACAGAAGGCACGAGTGCTGTTCATGAGAGTCCTCTACTTCTACAGACCTGACACCCTCCTTTTGGTTGGAGCGTTTATATTCCTGTCACTGGCTGTCCTCT GTGAAATGTTCATCCCATTCTATACAGGAAAGGTGATTGACATCTTGGCTTCCCAGTACAAGTGGAATGACTTTCTCACAGCTATCATCCTCATGGGGCTCTACTCTTTGGGAAG CTCATTCAGTGCAGGCTGTCGTGGAGGCCTCTTCATGTGTGCCATCAACAGCTTCACCTCTCGAATTAAAGTAGAGCTGTTTGGGGCCCTGGTGAAGCAGGATATCAGCTTCTTTGAGACCATCAAGACAG GTGACATCACGTCCAGGCTGTCCACAGACACCACTAAGATGGCCCGGGCGGTGGCCCTGAATGTCAACGTCCTACTGAGGACCCTCATTAAGATTGTGGGTATGCTGTCGCTCATGATGAGCCTGTCCTGGAAGCTCACTCTGCTCATGCTGATGGAGACGCCCATCACCGGCCTGCTGCAAGGCGTCTATGACAACTATTACCTG AGGCTCACTAAGGAGGTGCAGGACTCCATGGCCAGGGCGAACGAGGCAGCGGGGGAAACAGTAGCAGGAATCCGGACCGTGCGAAGCTTTAACACAGAGCGGAGTGAGGCTGGTCATTATGACCACAGGTTGATGGACACCCACAATCTCAAGACCAGGCGGGACACCGTCAGGGCAGTGTACGTGCTCCTGAGAAGA ctaACAGCGCTGGTAATGCAGGTGGCCATGCTGTACTATGGCAGACTGTTTATCCAGCGAGGTCAGATGAGCACTGGGAACCTGGTCTCTTTCATcctctaccagtctaacctggGAACCAACATCAGG ACTTTGATTTACATCTTTGGCGACATGCTGAACTCGGTGGGGGCGGCTGGTAAGGTGTTTGAGTATCTGGACAGAGAGCCCCAGGTCAGCGCCAAGGGGACCCTCCAACCAGAGACCTTAACTGGACACGTCCACTTCCACAACCTCTCCTTCTCCTACCCCACCCGCCAGGAGCGCAAAGTACTGCAG GGCTTCTCTCTGGAGCTGAGGCCGGGTCAGCTGACTGCTTTGGTGGGGCCGTCAGGAGGGGGGAAGAGCACCTGTGTTAGTCTGCTGGAGAGGTTCTATCAGCCTCAGCAGGGAGAGATCCTATTGGATGGACAACCACTGCACAGCTACCAGCACCACTACCTACACAGGAAG GTAGCCATGGTGGGCCAGGAACCTGTTCTGTTCTCTGGGTCCATCAAGGACAACATTGCCTACGGCCTGGCAGACTGCTCTTTGGAGAGGGTGCAGGAAGCTGCTCGCAGAGCCAACGCCCACAGCTTCATCAGCCAACTGGAGAAGGGTTATGACACAG ATGTAGGAGAGCGGGGTGGTCAGATGTCCGGTGGTGAGAAGCAGCGTATTGCCATCGCCAGAGCTCTGATCAGAGAGCCACAGGTCCTCATCCTGGACGAGGTCACCAGCGCACTGGACACTGAGAGCGAACACATG GTCCAGGAGGCCCTGGCTAGCTGCCCCTCCCAGACCCTGCTGGTGATTGCTCACAGGCTGAAGACAATCGAGAGGGCAGATCAGATCATTCTGATTGACCAAGGAACCGTCCTGGAGCAGGGCACTCACCAGGAGTTGATGGACAGGAAGGGGGGCTACTACAAACTAAGAGAGAGACTCTTCACAGAAGACGACACGTCACATTGA
- the LOC109903608 gene encoding proteasome subunit beta type-6-B like protein-like — protein MDSQIKGVSTGTTILAVTFNGGVIIGSDSRASIGGYYVSSKTINKLIQVHDRIFCCIAGSLADAQAVTKAAKFQISFHSIQMESPPLVKAAASVLKELCYNNKEELQAGFITAGWDRKKGPQVYTVALGGMLLSQPFTIGGSGSTYIYGYADAKYKPDMSREECLQFATNALALAMGRDNVSGGVAHLVVITEEGVEHVVIPGDKLPKFHDE, from the exons ATGGACTCTCAAATCAAAGGAGTTAGCACAGGC ACCACCATCTTGGCGGTGACGTTCAATGGAGGGGTTATCATTGGCTCAGATTCCAGGGCATCCATCGGAGG ATACTACGTGTCCTCTAAGACCATCAACAAGCTGATCCAGGTTCATGACAGGATATTCTGCTGCATCGCCGGCTCCCTGGCAGACGCTCAGGCCGTCACCAAGGCTGCCAAGTTCCAGATCTCCTTTCACAG TATTCAGATGGAGTCCCCTCCTCTGGTGAAGGCAGCAGCGTCCGTGTTGAAGGAGCTGTGCTACAACAACAAGGAGGAGCTGCAGGCCGGCTTCATCACTGCAGGCTGGGACAGGAAGAAAGGGCCACAG GTTTACACGGTGGCCTTGGGCGGTATGTTACTCAGTCAGCCGTTCACCATCGGAGGATCAGGGAGCACGTACATCTACGGTTACGCCGACGCCAAATACAAACCTGATATGAGCAGAGAGGAGTGCCTGCAGTTTGCTACAAATG CTCTGGCCCTAGCTATGGGCAGAGACAATGTCAGCGGAGGCGTGGCACACCTGGTAGTGATCACCGAGGAGGGGGTGGAGCATGTGGTCATCCCTGGAGACAAGCTACCCAAGTTCCACGATGAGTAG
- the psmb9a gene encoding proteasome subunit beta type-9 has protein sequence MLDESSEPGWLSEEVKTGTTIIAIEFDGGVVLGSDSRVSAGETVVNRVMNKLSLLHDKIYCALSGSAADAQTIAEMVNYQLDVHSIEVGEDPQVRSAATLVKNISYKYKEELSAHLIVAGWDKKGGGQVYVTLNGLLSRQPFAVGGSGSSYVYGFVDAEYRKAMSKEDCQQFVVNTLSLAMSRDGSSGGVAYLVTIDEKGAEEKCILGNELPTFYDQ, from the exons ATGTTAGATGAATCATCAGAGCCAGGGTGGCTATCCGAAGAAGTCAAAACTGGG ACCACCATCATTGCTATTGAGTTTGATGGAGGTGTGGTGCTGGGCTCTGACTCTCGAGTGTCTGCTGG GGAGACTGTGGTGAACCGGGTGATGAACaagctctctctcctccatgacaagatcTACTGCGCCCTGTCAGGCTCGGCTGCAGACGCCCAGACCATTGCTGAGATGGTCAACTACCAGCTGGATGTGCACAG CATTGAGGTTGGGGAGGATCCTCAAGTTCGTTCAGCTGCCACTCTGGTGAAAAACATCTCGTACAAGTACAAAGAAGAGCTGTCAGCACATCTCATTGTTGCCGGGTGGGACAAGAAAGGAGGGGGACAG GTGTATGTGACCCTGAATGGCCTGTTGTCCAGACAACCCTTTGCGGTCGGCGGCTCCGGAAGCTCCTACGTCTATGGGTTTGTTGATGCAGAGTACCGGAAGGCCATGAGCAAAGAGGACTGCCAACAGTTTGTTGTCAACA cacTTTCATTGGCCATGAGTCGAGATGGTTCCAGCGGAGGTGTGGCCTACCTTGTCACTATTGATGAAAAAGGTGCAGAGGAGAAATGCATCCTGGGCAACGAGTTGCCCACATTTTATGATCAGTGA